One genomic segment of Chloroflexota bacterium includes these proteins:
- a CDS encoding YfhL family 4Fe-4S dicluster ferredoxin: MAMTITDECISCGACEPECPTDAIFEGDVLYEIDPEKCVECEGYFDTNQCVDVCPVDCIIQLT, translated from the coding sequence ATGGCAATGACAATCACTGATGAATGCATTTCTTGTGGCGCTTGTGAGCCTGAATGTCCGACCGATGCGATTTTTGAAGGCGATGTACTCTACGAAATCGATCCGGAGAAATGCGTTGAATGCGAAGGTTACTTTGACACCAACCAATGTGTCGATGTTTGCCCGGTTGACTGCATCATTCAATTAACGTAG